Proteins found in one Thermococcus celericrescens genomic segment:
- a CDS encoding TCP-1/cpn60 chaperonin family protein: IGVDVFEGEPADMMEKGVIAPVRVTKQAIKSASEAAIMILRIDDVIAASKLEKDKGGEGGSDFGGDLD; this comes from the coding sequence CCATCGGTGTCGACGTCTTCGAGGGCGAGCCGGCCGACATGATGGAGAAGGGCGTCATCGCTCCGGTCAGGGTCACCAAGCAGGCCATCAAGAGCGCCAGCGAGGCTGCCATAATGATCCTCAGGATCGACGACGTCATCGCCGCCAGCAAGCTCGAGAAGGACAAGGGCGGCGAGGGCGGCAGCGACTT